In Halorussus limi, a genomic segment contains:
- a CDS encoding type II toxin-antitoxin system HicB family antitoxin, with translation MPTITIEREDDWFVITDEETGVTTQGETKLESLLMLADALAGYEDADEDLLAMALDVFVPEPEAEELVAELRGDEYEPPNVSEEQIRKQRDATLRLAKSYRTTDYSDTDNLEMLYSLFND, from the coding sequence ATGCCGACGATTACGATTGAGCGAGAAGACGACTGGTTCGTGATTACGGACGAAGAGACCGGAGTGACGACGCAGGGAGAGACGAAACTGGAGTCGTTGCTGATGTTGGCTGATGCACTCGCTGGCTACGAAGACGCAGATGAAGACCTGCTAGCGATGGCACTCGACGTGTTCGTTCCCGAACCGGAGGCCGAGGAGTTGGTCGCTGAATTACGCGGTGACGAGTACGAGCCTCCGAATGTGTCTGAGGAACAGATTCGGAAACAACGTGATGCTACGTTACGACTGGCGAAATCCTACAGGACTACGGACTACTCGGATACGGATAATCTTGAGATGCTGTATTCGCTATTTAATGACTAA
- a CDS encoding tyrosine-type recombinase/integrase, with protein sequence MPDHQPKSITDALAESLGDDASRVQSDLDEFYNWMLTKGKNPNRRQPLSSSLSENYHARVDQVFRFVIDRFDPSDKTELTHDQADLIVKWLDRDEIRTQSGDPYSETSKRKFADALQKYFAWKHDQYGAEKWRPRINFTDGEHEHADKLNFEERWQVLQAAKEYGSLPSYYETSEEERDKIDSLVAQRLGKPKAEVTRKDWERADTSNKVASLIAVALETGIIPVEVERARTDWYDAKRNILKITKEDAGKDRPTTELPLTDETGELMGKWLQERRHYEKYDGTNRLWLNRDGNPYSSKNLCYLLRRLCDEAGIDHEHRNIVWYSLRHNLGQSIEETEGVSQARDQLRHEHIETTKKTYGESTIESRRHTLEKVNETARRAVEDPEFNPYADETQQPTREDTPQEPARKTQNETSAPAAETPPTHIDAVIDDTQEDRADLAQKILSEEI encoded by the coding sequence ATGCCAGACCACCAACCAAAATCGATCACGGACGCGCTTGCGGAGTCGCTCGGTGATGACGCGAGCAGAGTACAGAGCGATCTCGACGAGTTCTACAACTGGATGCTGACGAAGGGGAAGAACCCGAATCGACGACAGCCGCTGTCATCGTCGCTGTCGGAGAACTACCACGCACGTGTTGACCAAGTCTTCAGGTTCGTCATCGACCGCTTTGACCCATCGGACAAGACGGAACTCACGCACGACCAGGCGGATCTGATCGTCAAGTGGTTGGACCGCGACGAAATCCGTACCCAGAGTGGCGATCCGTACTCGGAGACGAGCAAGCGGAAGTTCGCTGATGCGCTCCAGAAGTACTTCGCGTGGAAGCACGACCAGTACGGGGCAGAGAAATGGCGGCCGCGGATCAACTTCACTGACGGTGAGCACGAACACGCCGACAAACTAAATTTCGAAGAGCGCTGGCAGGTTCTCCAAGCGGCGAAGGAGTACGGGTCGCTGCCGTCGTACTACGAGACGTCCGAGGAGGAGCGCGACAAGATCGATAGCCTCGTCGCGCAGCGACTTGGGAAACCGAAAGCCGAAGTCACGAGGAAAGACTGGGAGCGCGCGGACACCAGCAACAAAGTTGCTTCGCTCATCGCCGTGGCCCTGGAAACGGGGATCATCCCGGTTGAGGTCGAGCGGGCGCGTACGGACTGGTACGACGCGAAGCGGAACATCCTCAAAATCACGAAGGAGGACGCCGGGAAGGACCGGCCGACGACGGAACTCCCGCTCACGGATGAAACCGGCGAACTGATGGGCAAGTGGTTGCAGGAGCGCCGTCACTACGAGAAGTACGACGGGACGAATCGCCTCTGGCTCAACCGCGACGGGAACCCGTACAGTTCGAAGAACCTCTGCTACCTGCTCCGGCGGCTCTGCGACGAGGCGGGTATCGACCACGAGCACCGCAACATCGTGTGGTACAGCCTCCGACACAACCTCGGGCAATCCATCGAAGAGACGGAAGGCGTCTCACAGGCCCGCGACCAGCTCCGCCACGAGCACATCGAGACCACGAAGAAAACCTACGGCGAGTCCACCATCGAGAGTCGCCGCCACACGCTCGAAAAAGTGAACGAGACCGCACGACGGGCAGTAGAAGACCCGGAGTTCAACCCGTACGCGGACGAGACACAGCAACCGACTCGGGAGGACACGCCACAGGAACCCGCTCGGAAGACCCAAAACGAGACATCGGCCCCCGCAGCAGAGACTCCTCCTACGCACATCGACGCGGTCATCGACGACACTCAGGAGGACCGCGCCGACCTCGCTCAGAAAATACTGTCCGAAGAAATCTGA
- a CDS encoding tyrosine-type recombinase/integrase: MKNADEATTPLEGITVVPEPSAELLNERQQIDYRNQREQCLEWLLVFGKDPKKAEGYARTTVKNRAHRMDQFYRWVWDQDGYTTNVTHDHADAYLTWLAKQDHSNAHKDNCRKALLMLYKWREHEHGLDEWDPELSFSTGHKTTTPRDYLTREERGQIREAALEYGSVPSYKGLDSEERDRWKAYLAQRFEKPKSEVTPEDWDEANGWKIPSLVSVSLDAGLRPIEVERAVTGWVDIENAVLRIPKEQSSKNTGHWIVGLQDRTAETLDRWLEQRENDPTYDDTDKLWLTRFGNTYGSASLRKVLRRLCDQADIPYENRQMSWYSIRHSTGTYMTREEDLAAAQAQLRHKSPETTMKYDQAPVEDRQNALDRMG, encoded by the coding sequence ATGAAGAACGCCGACGAGGCAACGACCCCTCTAGAGGGGATTACAGTCGTCCCCGAACCCTCCGCGGAACTCCTCAACGAACGCCAACAGATCGACTACCGCAACCAGCGCGAGCAGTGCCTCGAATGGCTGCTCGTATTCGGGAAAGACCCCAAGAAGGCCGAGGGTTACGCACGCACTACCGTCAAGAACCGCGCCCACCGAATGGACCAGTTCTACCGGTGGGTGTGGGACCAAGACGGGTATACGACGAACGTCACGCACGACCACGCCGACGCGTACCTGACCTGGCTCGCCAAGCAGGACCACAGCAACGCCCACAAGGACAACTGCCGGAAGGCGCTGCTGATGCTGTACAAGTGGCGCGAACACGAACACGGGTTAGACGAGTGGGACCCGGAGCTGTCCTTCAGTACCGGCCACAAGACGACCACGCCGCGCGACTACCTGACACGTGAGGAACGCGGCCAGATTCGGGAAGCCGCGCTCGAATACGGAAGCGTCCCGTCGTACAAGGGCCTCGATTCCGAGGAGCGCGACCGGTGGAAGGCTTACCTCGCCCAGCGCTTCGAGAAGCCGAAATCCGAAGTGACGCCGGAGGACTGGGACGAGGCGAACGGCTGGAAGATCCCGAGCCTCGTCTCGGTGAGTCTCGACGCAGGACTGCGTCCCATCGAAGTGGAGCGTGCCGTGACGGGCTGGGTCGATATCGAGAACGCCGTGTTGCGCATCCCGAAGGAGCAGTCCTCGAAGAACACCGGCCACTGGATCGTCGGTCTTCAGGACCGGACGGCCGAGACGCTCGACCGCTGGCTTGAGCAGCGCGAGAACGACCCGACGTACGACGACACTGACAAGCTCTGGCTGACTCGGTTCGGCAACACCTACGGGTCAGCTTCACTGCGAAAGGTCCTTCGCCGGCTCTGCGATCAGGCCGACATCCCATACGAAAACCGGCAGATGAGTTGGTACTCTATACGTCATTCCACTGGTACTTACATGACCAGGGAGGAAGACCTCGCTGCAGCTCAAGCTCAACTCCGACATAAAAGCCCTGAAACAACTATGAAGTACGACCAAGCGCCCGTAGAGGACCGTCAGAACGCCCTAGACCGGATGGGCTGA